A segment of the Chitinophagaceae bacterium genome:
ACCACGCACAACCCGTGCACAGGCAATGGATGTACTGAGTTCGCAGGCAAATATTGCGGGCTATAAAGCAGTACTGATGGCTGCGAATTCTTATGCTAGATATTTCCCCATGTTTATGACTGCTGCAGGAAGTATTAAACCTGCAAAGGTTTTGATCCTTGGTGCAGGTGTTGCAGGATTGCAGGCCATTGCTACAGCCAAACGTTTGGGTGCTGTTGTGGAAGTATTTGATACAAGACCTGCGGTGAAAGAAGAAGTGATGAGCCTCGGTGCAAAATTTGTTGAAGTGGAAGGCGCTGCAGATGCCAGTAAAGCAGGAGGCTATGCGGTTGAACAAACAGAAGAATACAAACAAAAGCAACAGCAAAGAATTTCAGAGAGTGTTGCAAAAGCTGATATCATTATTACAACTGCACAGATTCCAGGTAAAAAAGCACCTATCCTGATTACAGAAGAAATGCTTCAGTTGATGCAGGCAGGTTCAATCATCATAGATCTTGCTGCTGCTACCGGTGGCAACACACCCTTTACAAAAAACAATGAAACAGTTGTAATGAATGGAGTAAGTATAATCGGTAATTCAAACCTGCAGGCAACCATGCCTTCAGATGCAAGTAAATTATATGGAAAGAACGTACTCAATTTTTTACAGCTCATCATCAGCAAAGAAGGTCAGTTGAATTTGAACTGGGAAGATGACCTGGTGAAAGGAAGCTGCATTACACATAACAACGAAATTGTAAACGAACGTTTAAAATAATATTATGGAGTCATTTTTAAACTGGATTACAGAAAATCAGCAAATCATTTATATCGTTGTCCTCATGATTTTTGTGGGCATTGAAGTAATTGGTCATGTGCCCAGCGTATTGCACACACCGCTGATGAGTGGTGCCAATGCCATACATGGAGTGGTGATCATTGGAGCAATCATCGTTATGGGAAAGGCTGAAAGTGATAATTACCTGGCACTTAGTTTGGGTTTCCTTGCCGTGATACTGGGAACGCTGAATGTGGTGGGCGGCTTTGTTGTGACCGACAGAATGCTTGAAATGTTTAAGAAGAAGAAAAAGTAATACACATGAAATTTATGGAACTTAATATACTTACGCTTTGTTATCTCATTGCATCAGTAACATTTATTCTTGGACTGAAGATGCTTTCCAACCCTGCGAAAGCAAGAACGGGAAATCTTGTTGCTGCAGCAGGTATGACCATCGCCATTATCGGTACCATTTTTCTTTATACCGATGAAACAGGAAACAAACTGCATAACTACATCTGGATTTTCAGTGGTATCCTTATTGGTGCTGTGGTAGGTACAATGGCGGCAAAAAAGTAAAGATGACAGCCATGCCGGAAATGGTGAGTCTGTTCAATGGTATGGGTGGTGCATCAGCAGCATTAATTTCAGCAGCAGAATTTTATCATAGTTATTTACTGCATAAAGAAGCAGGCGCAACTCCTTTTTCAGAAATTGTGCCTGTTGGTTTTTACATTACCATAGTGGCAGGCGCAATCATTGGTACGGTTTCTTATACAGGAAGTATCATTGCATGGGGTAAATTAAATGGACGGGTAAAAGATTTTTCATTTAAGGGACAGCATATTGTTAATATGATCGTGCTGGTTTTAGTTCTGGCATCAGCAGTGATTGCTTACCGTTCAGATATTGAAAATATTTTTGTCCCCTTTCTTTTAATTGGATTGTTTGCATTTATATACGGAGTTCTTTTGTACTTCCCATTGGCGGGGCCGATATGCCAGTGGTGATTTCTTTGCTGAACTCATTCACCGGTGTTGCCGCAGCATGTGGCGGTTTCCTCTATGATAATAAAGCAATGCTCACAGGCGGTATTCTTGTTGGTGCAGCGGGTACATTACTGACTATTTTAATGTGCAAGGCAATGAACCGTTCTCTTGCCAATGTATTGATCGGATCATTTGGCGGTGGTGGAAAAACTGCAGCAGCAGGTAAAACATCACAGGGCAGTTACAAAGAAATTTCATTGAGTGATACGGCGGTTGTGATGAGTTATGCCGGTAAAGTATTTATTGTTCCCGGTTACGGACTGGCTGTTGCACAGGCACAGCATGTATGTCATGAGCTTGAAAAAATTCTTGAAAGCA
Coding sequences within it:
- a CDS encoding Re/Si-specific NAD(P)(+) transhydrogenase subunit alpha, with the protein product MTIGVLKEPAHETRVSLIAESVAALTKKGITLVIESGAGEQAFCSNAAYEQAGAQIKTRQEVINSADILLTIHAPTPSEIEQISSKILIGVYQPLIYADVMKDWAAKGVTSFSLDMLPRTTRAQAMDVLSSQANIAGYKAVLMAANSYARYFPMFMTAAGSIKPAKVLILGAGVAGLQAIATAKRLGAVVEVFDTRPAVKEEVMSLGAKFVEVEGAADASKAGGYAVEQTEEYKQKQQQRISESVAKADIIITTAQIPGKKAPILITEEMLQLMQAGSIIIDLAAATGGNTPFTKNNETVVMNGVSIIGNSNLQATMPSDASKLYGKNVLNFLQLIISKEGQLNLNWEDDLVKGSCITHNNEIVNERLK
- a CDS encoding NAD(P) transhydrogenase subunit alpha, which codes for MESFLNWITENQQIIYIVVLMIFVGIEVIGHVPSVLHTPLMSGANAIHGVVIIGAIIVMGKAESDNYLALSLGFLAVILGTLNVVGGFVVTDRMLEMFKKKKK